The following are encoded together in the Penicillium digitatum chromosome 3, complete sequence genome:
- a CDS encoding Nuclear pore complex subunit Nup192, putative: protein MAELQDTRNGLRGLYQDLSALSNSQLPNVDRLCFELEIHIQDFRKLLDKPAKNNASRQAVLSGKITVADVEYSVNQDFQQGALQLADALDIDEMEAAVMFLAAQDNSQALDRPPLIAAIISFHERRLFTLECLRLIFRESRDTEHEMTHPIMHETLAHVLEIKDSPLRNASLFARKALSSMADIQKWLLLLGDQVQKASVVGQENDRDIMEAIEFQRTSLQQQHESLGAILFYMFKGTYTSCEDFRILVSQLKNIDRFDGLLFHYIPVTIVSFVQHGSPEGSGSEKEARDLHKLITTSKDDQAWKLSNFHAALVALWLSVYSGWYYDGLSSPSADAEKESEERTKMFMSSLDDGALDFMLAICSSVNTEEWADPARSELVTLLLRESVVSLPEPEPCSGFMKELLMENLEVFVESCVANMPDAVRRLKSEEDSQRLDQITALRDGLTSNLHRSLVEVRTHLESLLMIISFAFEHRQEAAQEFWADPDGNLYGFLQWASKRQTVPRVSAFCEMLCSISEGEENAAAAHRFLSEEDKFMSSKFKRSTTMNWSQMFAELKLYASRVTEKPSTTTSPQGPPGIFRPRKPEPVEMNEPESPVMLTCYLRLIGHLCKQSRSIREWMLQNESFNVVGTLLDLCSGQIPSHLRATTFSSLSALMTDKLSTVGKETWVRLDGWLSGGTGASGIGKVPLVSNPAVWHQQQALQKIGENFDQTNSFVVLINALTTPSSDSIDDPLSLPFPETLGGTYRMSGIEPYIDFILGHAFSRKIQDLNEYQSRLLTFNCLDFVVASLKSFNEDLVLLLSQPSVSDSPTQTSSLLNYVRSHPFARVVDWLFNEDVLKSLFAASKQDVSDVATASPDSVLVLTLHRSLEAMNLLVDLQSTYFNIVKPLIHSQPVPSRTIVANSSLASFEDTVLNNLTLIPSLCLYCGTAHEQLTVISMALLEKLTSSRKLNKLTSLELVKWQSSNKIVEVLASEVDVDSISRPLVLQMEPDVRELDFGPNAAGYVIRESLLALLNSCLGTITDRPTVAHLLLGFDCVGNILDVSSEGLFAKQSSLLHAIVNFLKSYPEFLDGGIISWVVHIKRMAFEVLKHLWSSKLASYYTLGEMRAQDFLREMFAYQPIIGPSTAWNGFPIDSEEFWLTDAATALAEFLLYRSHLFTYAATEVRSTAKARSPALHAQILSVLLGSTLADSGEPISSPSIFDLFDFADLDVGREFNIPQLYLLSDVALQLESKREDSVYSMEGVEEMIQMRKAELMANGPLRPHDEEQLLAEANDLKLFILATKQNSLIQTNRYHALRSWVELVATMITCSAIDEESRPAFILHSIQLILPKLTTAIEADLPEALELARLAELLIGRLASEPSATDASRRGDVIDEKLHQLFQLCIRGTNLATGNVLLRETLYCICSHYIIRITSSNKGHENLRRLSQHVIKAAGSSLIETMCDDAYTGQESCRASALVLLNSLAVLDRQTDCVLAELVSRSNYLSLFLDALRSLPLELQNAQGSDTPALLAYYESLLSLLQRLSQTKGGANCVLNSGLFQAVQESRLFAADPDIGIDIDNPDALQRYYDLLLSVLQVIVYAVFSRGIHNEQLKEQTRTFLAENRPCMVGIFKRSAKIGNTSTAHHETLCELVKTFMALITATDFMDFEEQEVQHIARSALFS, encoded by the exons ATGGCAGAGCTCCAGGACACCCGGAATGGCCTCCGCGGTCTGTATCAGGATCTCTCTGCCCTTTCGAACTCTCAACTCCCAAACGTCGATCGCTTGTGTTTTGAATTGGAGATCCATATTCAAGACTTCCGCAAACTCCTAGACAAGCCGGCGAAGAACAATGCAAGCCGTCAAGCTGTTCTCTCGG GGAAGATCACCGTGGCCGACGTTGAATACTCGGTGAACCAGGATTTCCAACAAGGCGCACTGCAACTTGCCGATGCGCTCGATATCGATGAAATGGAAGCAGCAGTTATGTTCCTGGCCGCCCAAGACAATTCACAAGCGCTGGACAGGCCCCCGCTGATCGCTGCGATAATAAGCTTCCATGAGCGTCGCCTTTTTACCCTCGAGTGTCTACGTCTCATCTTCCGAGAATCGCGCGACACTGAACATGAAATGACCCACCCTATCATGCACGAAACACTGGCCCACGTTCTAGAAATCAAAGACAGCCCTCTACGGAATGCCTCCCTCTTCGCGCGAAAAGCCTTGAGTTCCATGGCCGATATCCAGAAATGGCTTTTGCTCCTTGGAGATCAAGTTCAGAAAGCCTCGGTCGTTGGGCAAGAAAATGACCGCGACATCATGGAGGCTATTGAATTCCAACGCACGAGTCTGCAACAGCAGCATGAGTCACTCGGTGCGATCCTATTCTATATGTTCAAAGGGACATACACAAGCTGCGAAGACTTTCGCATACTTGTGAGTCAGTTGAAAAACATCGATCGCTTCGacggactcttgtttcacTACATCCCAGTCACAATTGTGTCTTTTGTACAGCATGGTTCTCCTGAGGGCTCTGGATCCGAGAAGGAGGCGCGAGACCTGCACAAACTAATCACTACATCCAAAGATGATCAGGCCTGGAAGCTGTCAAATTTCCACGCCGCCCTTGTTGCTCTGTGGCTCTCAGTCTACAGTGGATGGTACTATGATGGTCTTTCATCCCCATCAGCCGACGCGGAGAAGGAATCTGAAGAGCGTACGAAGATGTTTATGTCGTCTCTTGATGATGGCGCCCTTGATTTTATGCTTGCGATCTGCTCCAGCGTCAACACCGAAGAGTGGGCGGACCCCGCACGGAGCGAATTAGTGACATTGCTGCTCAGGGAAAGTGTCGTATCATTGCCTGAGCCAGAACCATGCTCTGGATTTATGAAGGAGCTTTTGATGGAAAACCTCGAAGTTTTTGTGGAATCTTGCGTTGCAAATATGCCTGACGCGGTCCGACGACTGAAATCGGAAGAGGACTCACAAAGACTAGACCAGATCACCGCACTCAGAGATGGCCTCACTTCTAACCTCCATCGTAGCTTGGTAGAGGTGCGAACTCACCTTGAGTCCCTTCTTATGATCATCTCATTTGCTTTTGAGCACCGACAAGAAGCCGCTCAAGAATTTTGGGCTGACCCCGATGGGAATCTTTATGGCTTCCTTCAGTGGGCGTCCAAACGGCAGACTGTTCCTCGGGTCAGTGCTTTTTGCGAAATGCTGTGCTCCATATCCGAAGGCGAAGAAAATGCAGCCGCGGCACATCGATTCCTGTCAGAGGAAGACAAATTTATGTCTTCCAAGTTCAAGCGTTCCACAACAATGAATTGGTCGCAAATGTTCGCTGAACTGAAGCTTTACGCATCTCGGGTCACTGAAAAGCCTTCCACCACAACAAGCCCCCAAGGGCCGCCAGGGATCTTCCGTCCACGGAAACCAGAGCCCGTGGAAATGAACGAGCCTGAGAGCCCAGTAATGCTGACATGCTACCTTCGGTTGATAGGCCACCTGTGCAAGCAGAGTCGATCTATCCGAGAGTGGATGCTGCAAAATGAATCGTTCAATGTAGTTGGTACACTGTTAGACCTGTGCAGTGGGCAGATTCCGTCGCATCTTCGGGCAACTACGTTTTCAAGTCTCTCGGCATTGATGACTGACAAATTATCCACCGTTGGAAAAGAAACGTGGGTTCGTCTCGATGGGTGGTTATCAGGAGGAACAGGTGCCTCCGGCATTGGAAAAGTGCCTTTGGTTTCAAACCCTGCCGTTTGGCACCAGCAACAAGCCCTGCAAAAGATCGGAGAGAACTTTGACCAGACAAATTCTTTTGTTGTTCTCATCAACGCGCTTACTACTCCCTCATCTGACTCAATTGATGACCCACTGTCACTGCCTTTCCCCGAGACCTTAGGTGGAACTTACCGCATGTCTGGGATTGAACCTTACATTGATTTCATCTTGGGGCATGCCTTTTCAAGGAAGATTCAAGATCTTAACGAGTATCAATCCCGCTTGTTGACCTTCAACTGCCTAGATTTCGTTGTGGCAAGCTTGAAATCCTTCAATGAAGACCTAGTGTTACTTCTTAGCCAGCCATCAGTGTCGGATTCTCCGACGCAGACTTCATCACTGCTCAACTACGTTCGCTCGCACCCGTTTGCCCGCGTGGTAGACTGGCTTTTCAACGAAGATGTGCTCAAATCTCTGTTTGCAGCCTCCAAACAAGATGTTTCGGACGTTGCTACCGCGTCGCCTGACTCTGTTTTGGTTCTGACCTTGCACCGGAGTCTGGAGGCTATGAACTTGCTGGTGGACCTACAATCGACATACTTTAACATTGTCAAGCCCTTGATACACTCCCAGCCCGTACCATCCCGGACCATTGTGGCAAATTCCTCGCTCGCTTCATTTGAGGACACCGTACTGAACAACTTAACACTCATCCCGTCACTCTGTCTGTATTGTGGCACGGCGCATGAACAACTCACTGTCATTTCTATGGCTTTACTAGAAAAGCTTACTAGTTCCAGAAAGCTCAACAAGTTGACTTCGCTGGAACTCGTCAAGTGGCAATCCTCAAACAAGATTGTGGAGGTGCTTGCATCCGAGGTTGATGTGGACAGCATATCCCGGCCTCTTGTCTTACAAATGGAACCTGACGTAAGAGAACTTGATTTCGGCCCGAACGCCGCCGGCTATGTCATCCGGGAAAGCCTTCTCGCTCTATTGAACAGCTGCCTAGGAACAATCACAGATCGTCCAACAGTAGCCCATCTGCTGCTGGGTTTCGACTGCGTGGGAAACATTCTTGATGTTTCATCAGAAGGGCTATTCGCGAAACAAAGTTCCTTGCTACATGCCATCGTGAATTTCTTGAAATCATATCCGGAATTCCTCGATGGCGGCATTATATCTTGGGTAGTACATATCAAACGGATGGCTTTTGAAGTGCTGAAGCATTTGTGGTCATCGAAGCTGGCAAGCTACTACACCCTTGGTGAAATGCGTGCTCAGGATTTCCTGCGCGAGATGTTTGCCTACCAACCGATCATTGGCCCGAGCACTGCCTGGAATGGATTCCCTATTGATTCAGAGGAATTTTGGCTCACAGATGCTGCTACTGCCCTGGCAGAATTCCTGCTTTACCGAAGTCACCTCTTCACATATGCTGCAACCGAGGTTCGTTCGACAGCAAAGGCTAGATCACCGGCTCTACATGCCCAAATTCTCTCGGTGCTGCTCGGAAGCACGCTAGCGGATAGCGGTGAACCAATATCCAGTCCGTCCATATTTGATCTTTTCGATTTCGCAGATCTTGATGTTGGACGCGAGTTCAACATTCCCCAGCTCTATTTGCTCAGTGATGTTGCTCTTCAATTAGAAAGCAAGCGGGAGGATAGCGTGTACAGCATGGAGGGGGTAGAGGAGATGATACAGATGCGGAAAGCAGAACTCATGGCCAATGGACCGCTCCGCCCGCATGATGAGGAGCAGTTGCTAGCCGAGGCCAATGACCTGAAGTTGTTCATTCTTGCAACAAAGCAGAACAGCCTGATTCAAACTAATCGCTACCACGCCCTTCGTTCCTGGGTAGAGCTTGTTGCTACGATGATCACTTGCTCTGCCATCGATGAAGAAAGCAGGCCGGCTTTTATTCTACATTCAATCCAGTTGATTCTCCCTAAGCTCACAACGGCAATCGAGGCGGATCTACCCGAGGCGCTTGAACTGGCACGATTGGCTGAATTGTTGATCGGTAGACTTGCGTCGGAGCCATCGGCAACAGACGCGTCCCGACGCGGGGATGTCATTGACGAAAAGCTCCACCAGCTCTTTCAACTCTGCATCCGAGGTACCAACCTGGCAACAGGAAATGTGTTGTTGAGAGAGACGCTTTACTGCATTTGTTCCCACTACATAATACGCATAACATCGTCGAACAAGGGCCACGAAAACCTACGACGTCTTAGCCAACATGTCATCAAAGCGGCCGGCTCTAGCCTCATTGAGACCATGTGCGATGACGCCTATACTGGCCAAGAGTCGTGCCGTGCATCCGCTCTTGTGCTATTGAACAGTTTAGCTGTTCTAGATCGCCAAACTGATTGTGTTTTGGCCGAGTTAGTCTCCAGGTCCAACTATTTGAGTCTATTCCTGGATGCCTTGCGGTCTCTTCCGCTCGAACTTCAAAATGCTCAGGGAAGCG ACACCCCGGCATTACTGGCATACTATGAGTCGCTTTTGTCATTACTTCAGCGGCTGTCTCAAACCAAGGGCGGAGCAAATTGTGTGCTTAACTCTGGTCTCTTCCAAGCCGTGCAAGAATCACGACTTTTCGCTGCTGATCCAGACATCGGTATCG ATATTGATAATCCCGATGCGCTTCAGAGGTATTacgatcttcttctttcagTCCTCCAGGTCATCGTGTATGCAGTTTTCTCCCGAGGCATCCACAACGAACAACTTAAGGAGCAGACCCGGACATTCTTGGCTGAAAACCGGCCATGCATGGTGGGAATCTTCAAACGATCTGCCAAGATTGGAAATACATCAACCGCCCACCACGAGACACTATGTGAACTAGTCAAGACATTCATGGCTCTGATTACTGCGACGGATTTCATGGAC TTCGAGGAGCAGGAAGTCCAACACATCGCCCGATCAGCGTTGTTCTCATGA